A window from Actinomycetospora corticicola encodes these proteins:
- a CDS encoding ATP-binding cassette domain-containing protein has protein sequence MNPVLVEDLHYAFGDHVAVDGVDLALAPGEVFGLLGPNGAGKTTTLRVITTLLPAPPGTVRVEGLDVVRSRRRVRRLLGYVPQQLSADGSLTGRENVALFARLFDVPRRERAEAVDSVLDAMGLAESADRTASTYSGGMVRRLELAQALVSAPRVLVLDEPTVGLDPVARSGVWDRIHEVRRANGMTVLVTTHAMEEAELHCDRVALMHRGRLRAEGTPAELTAAIGGEATLEDVFRHHTGDTLEPSGGMRDVRAARRTARRVG, from the coding sequence GTGAACCCGGTACTGGTGGAAGATCTGCACTACGCGTTCGGCGACCACGTCGCGGTCGACGGCGTCGACCTGGCGCTCGCGCCCGGCGAGGTGTTCGGCCTTCTCGGGCCGAACGGCGCCGGCAAGACGACGACGCTGCGCGTCATCACCACGCTGCTGCCCGCTCCCCCGGGCACGGTGCGGGTGGAGGGGCTCGACGTCGTCCGTTCCCGACGACGGGTGCGCCGCCTGCTCGGCTACGTCCCCCAGCAGCTGTCGGCCGACGGCTCGTTGACCGGGCGGGAGAACGTGGCCCTGTTCGCCCGCCTCTTCGACGTCCCCCGCCGCGAGCGGGCCGAGGCCGTCGACTCCGTGCTGGACGCCATGGGCCTCGCCGAGTCGGCCGACCGGACCGCGTCGACCTACTCCGGCGGCATGGTCCGTCGACTCGAACTCGCCCAGGCCCTGGTCAGCGCGCCCCGCGTGCTGGTGCTCGACGAACCGACCGTCGGGCTCGACCCGGTCGCGCGCTCCGGGGTGTGGGACCGCATCCACGAGGTGCGCCGCGCGAACGGGATGACCGTCCTCGTCACCACCCACGCGATGGAGGAGGCCGAGCTGCACTGCGACCGCGTCGCCCTGATGCACCGCGGCCGGCTCCGCGCCGAGGGCACGCCCGCCGAGCTCACCGCCGCGATCGGCGGGGAGGCGACCCTCGAGGACGTCTTCCGCCACCACACCGGCGACACCCTCGAACCGTCAGGAGGAATGCGCGATGTCCGTGCTGCCCGCCGCACCGCCCGCCGCGTCGGCTGA
- a CDS encoding ABC transporter permease yields MSVLPAAPPAASAERFSPVGEATLLLRRVGAMCLVELQKLRHDRTELVTRTVQPALWLVVFGTTFSRLHAIPTGGTPYLDFLAPGILAQSALFIAIFYGIQVIWERDAGVLAKLLVTPTPRAALVTAKAFAAGIRALVQALVVVVIALLLGVGLTANPLKLLGAAVIVVLGSAFFCCLSITLAGVVLSRDRLMGIGQAITMPLFFASNALYPVDVMPGWLQVVNHVNPLSYEVEALRGLLVGTPARLGLCFVVLLVAAAVMISVASALLPRLAR; encoded by the coding sequence ATGTCCGTGCTGCCCGCCGCACCGCCCGCCGCGTCGGCTGAGCGGTTCTCGCCGGTCGGCGAGGCCACGCTGCTGCTGCGCCGGGTCGGCGCGATGTGCCTGGTCGAGCTGCAGAAGCTGCGCCACGACCGCACCGAGCTGGTCACCCGCACCGTCCAGCCCGCCCTCTGGCTCGTCGTGTTCGGCACGACGTTCAGCCGCCTGCACGCGATCCCGACCGGCGGCACGCCGTACCTGGACTTCCTCGCGCCCGGGATCCTGGCGCAGTCCGCGCTGTTCATCGCGATCTTCTACGGCATCCAGGTCATCTGGGAACGCGACGCGGGCGTGCTCGCGAAGCTGCTCGTCACCCCGACCCCGCGGGCGGCCCTCGTGACCGCGAAGGCGTTCGCCGCCGGCATCCGCGCCCTGGTGCAGGCGCTCGTCGTCGTGGTGATCGCGCTGCTGCTCGGGGTCGGGCTCACGGCGAACCCGCTGAAGCTCCTCGGGGCCGCCGTGATCGTGGTGCTCGGGTCGGCGTTCTTCTGCTGCCTGTCGATCACGCTCGCCGGGGTCGTGCTCTCCCGCGACCGACTCATGGGCATCGGCCAGGCCATCACGATGCCGCTGTTCTTCGCCTCGAACGCGCTGTACCCGGTCGACGTGATGCCGGGCTGGCTCCAGGTGGTCAACCACGTCAACCCGCTGAGCTACGAGGTGGAGGCCCTGCGCGGCCTGCTCGTCGGCACGCCCGCCCGGCTCGGCCTGTGCTTCGTCGTCCTGCTGGTGGCGGCCGCCGTGATGATCTCGGTGGCCTCGGCGCTGCTGCCGCGACTCGCCAGGTGA
- a CDS encoding nucleotide sugar dehydrogenase, whose translation MFARRVMVVGTGYVGLTTGACLASLGHEVVCADIDAAKVERLRRGVVDIVEPDLAELVSEQTSAGRLSFVVGAGAALGSFEDGRPAEVLFLCVPTPMGAGGVADLRAVESVIEEVGAELAAGTVVVNKSTVPVGTAARTAELLERTDVAVVSNPEFLREGSAVKDFLGPDRIVVGSDNQDAAERVAALYARLGAPTVLTDAASAELMKYAANCFLAMKLSYVNAMAELCERVGADISDVTEGIGYDRRIGQAFLSPGPGWGGSCLPKDTHALLQVADSADFEFRLLRATIDTNTRQRQRIVDKVRLAVTGKRTGSLSRVRLALLGLTFKAGTDDLRDSPALAIAALLRQAGAELVGFDPAFVEGKDGAAPPTEIDGVPLAADAVSAAQGAEAVLVLTEWPMFRTLDWSVIASAVKRPIVIDTRNIVDPATLRRAGLTAVGLGRRGDGDIAE comes from the coding sequence GTGTTCGCACGGCGGGTCATGGTGGTGGGGACGGGCTACGTCGGGCTGACGACGGGGGCCTGTCTGGCGTCGTTGGGTCACGAGGTGGTGTGCGCGGACATCGACGCGGCCAAGGTGGAGCGGCTGCGTCGGGGTGTGGTGGACATCGTGGAGCCGGATCTGGCGGAGCTGGTCTCCGAGCAGACCTCGGCGGGGCGGTTGTCGTTCGTGGTCGGCGCGGGGGCGGCGCTGGGCTCGTTCGAGGACGGTCGGCCGGCGGAGGTGCTGTTCCTCTGTGTCCCGACGCCGATGGGCGCGGGTGGGGTGGCGGACCTGCGCGCGGTGGAGTCGGTGATCGAGGAGGTCGGCGCGGAGCTGGCGGCGGGCACCGTGGTGGTGAACAAGTCGACGGTGCCGGTGGGCACGGCGGCGCGGACCGCGGAGCTGCTCGAGCGCACCGACGTCGCGGTGGTGTCGAACCCGGAGTTCCTGCGGGAGGGTTCGGCGGTCAAGGACTTCCTCGGGCCGGACCGGATCGTGGTGGGGTCGGACAACCAGGACGCCGCGGAGCGGGTGGCCGCTCTGTACGCGCGGCTGGGTGCGCCGACGGTGCTGACCGATGCGGCGTCGGCGGAGTTGATGAAGTACGCGGCGAACTGCTTCCTGGCGATGAAGCTGTCGTACGTGAATGCGATGGCCGAGCTGTGCGAGCGGGTCGGGGCGGACATCTCGGATGTGACCGAGGGGATCGGTTACGACCGGCGGATCGGGCAGGCGTTCCTGTCGCCGGGCCCGGGGTGGGGTGGGTCGTGTCTGCCGAAGGACACCCACGCGTTGTTGCAGGTGGCGGACTCGGCGGACTTCGAGTTCCGGTTGCTGCGCGCGACGATCGACACGAACACCCGCCAGCGGCAGCGGATCGTGGACAAGGTGCGTCTGGCGGTGACCGGGAAGCGGACCGGGTCGCTGTCGCGGGTGCGGCTGGCGCTGCTGGGGTTGACGTTCAAGGCCGGTACCGACGACCTGCGGGACTCCCCGGCGTTGGCGATCGCGGCGTTGCTGCGGCAGGCCGGCGCGGAGCTGGTCGGGTTCGACCCGGCGTTCGTGGAGGGCAAGGACGGGGCGGCGCCGCCGACCGAGATCGACGGGGTGCCGTTGGCGGCGGACGCGGTGTCCGCGGCGCAGGGCGCGGAGGCGGTGCTGGTGCTCACCGAGTGGCCGATGTTCCGCACCCTGGACTGGTCGGTGATCGCGTCGGCGGTGAAGCGTCCGATCGTGATCGACACCCGCAACATCGTCGACCCGGCCACCCTGCGCCGCGCCGGCCTCACCGCCGTCGGCCTCGGTCGTCGCGGCGACGGGGACATCGCGGAGTAG
- a CDS encoding MarR family transcriptional regulator codes for MLVAPALADRLLPAITALRRAVRRRTRDRLGVEHLPAGRVELLRAVEELPGAGVGAVARRLRLAENTVSTAVRAAVADGHLERRTDPADRRAVRLDLTDAARTRLRQWRTARSELVEDALRRLPDADRAVLEAAVPALERLLDAVEGA; via the coding sequence GTGCTCGTCGCCCCCGCCCTGGCCGACCGCCTGCTGCCGGCGATCACGGCGCTGCGCCGGGCGGTGCGCCGGCGGACCCGTGACCGGCTCGGCGTCGAGCACCTGCCGGCGGGCCGGGTCGAGCTGCTGCGTGCCGTCGAGGAGCTGCCCGGCGCCGGCGTCGGGGCGGTGGCCCGACGACTGCGCCTGGCCGAGAACACCGTCTCGACGGCGGTGCGCGCGGCGGTCGCCGACGGTCACCTCGAACGCCGGACCGACCCGGCCGACCGACGGGCCGTCCGACTCGACCTCACCGACGCCGCCCGGACGCGCCTGCGGCAGTGGCGGACGGCGCGGAGCGAGCTTGTCGAGGACGCCCTGCGACGCCTGCCCGACGCCGACCGCGCGGTCCTCGAGGCCGCCGTCCCGGCCCTGGAACGCCTGCTCGACGCGGTGGAGGGAGCCTGA
- a CDS encoding TetR/AcrR family transcriptional regulator: protein MASDERGERAGRPGRAEPYTLASLVEVAAQAFNERGYDATSMEDLSRAAGITKSSFYHHVSGKEALLRAALDRALDGLFGVLAEPAAVTGAPVDRLRHIVRRQVEVLATELPYVTLLLRLRGNTETERWALARRREFDQAVAGLVAEVRDDVDPVVAARLLSGTVNSLIEWYRPGRMPVADLVEAVDRQVFEGLLR from the coding sequence ATGGCCAGTGACGAGCGGGGCGAGCGCGCGGGACGACCCGGCCGCGCCGAGCCGTACACGCTCGCGTCCCTGGTCGAGGTCGCGGCGCAGGCCTTCAACGAGCGCGGCTACGACGCGACCAGCATGGAGGACCTGTCCCGCGCCGCCGGGATCACGAAGTCGTCCTTCTACCACCACGTGTCGGGCAAGGAGGCGCTGCTGCGCGCCGCGCTGGACCGGGCGCTCGACGGGCTGTTCGGCGTCCTCGCCGAGCCCGCCGCCGTGACCGGTGCGCCGGTGGACCGGCTCCGCCACATCGTGCGCCGCCAGGTGGAGGTGCTCGCCACCGAGCTGCCCTACGTGACGCTCCTGCTCCGTCTGCGCGGCAACACCGAGACCGAGCGCTGGGCGCTGGCCCGACGCCGGGAGTTCGACCAGGCGGTGGCGGGGCTCGTCGCCGAGGTCCGCGACGACGTCGACCCCGTCGTCGCCGCCCGGCTCCTCTCCGGCACGGTCAACTCGTTGATCGAGTGGTACCGGCCGGGCCGGATGCCGGTGGCCGACCTCGTCGAGGCGGTGGACCGCCAGGTGTTCGAAGGGCTGCTGAGGTGA
- a CDS encoding AraC family transcriptional regulator, whose protein sequence is MGPEQVRAWNPGVRGIEEVFHARFVEHAYPLHTHATWTLLVVDDGAVRYDLDRAEHGALGRAVTLLPPGVAHDGRSATSGGFRKRVLYLSEFPEALVGRAVDTPAVVDDALHDAVDRLHRVLEHPGDELAASSGLALVTARLAAHLARGVPDDGPVRDPRAAGGLRDLLDAHVVEGLPLDEAAARLHVTPNHLVKAFSAEFGLPPHRYLVGRRVDLARRLLLAGMPAARVAVESGFHDQAHLTRHFRRLLGVTPGRFAGGSAL, encoded by the coding sequence GTGGGTCCGGAGCAGGTGCGGGCGTGGAACCCCGGCGTCCGGGGCATCGAGGAGGTCTTCCACGCCCGGTTCGTCGAGCACGCCTACCCGCTGCACACGCACGCCACCTGGACCCTGCTCGTCGTCGACGACGGGGCCGTCCGCTACGACCTCGACCGCGCCGAGCACGGGGCGCTCGGTCGGGCCGTGACGCTGCTGCCGCCGGGCGTGGCGCACGACGGACGCTCGGCGACCTCGGGCGGCTTCCGCAAGCGGGTCCTGTACCTCTCGGAGTTCCCGGAGGCGCTCGTCGGCCGGGCGGTGGACACGCCCGCGGTCGTCGACGACGCCCTGCACGACGCGGTGGACCGGCTGCACCGGGTGCTCGAGCACCCCGGCGACGAGCTCGCCGCGAGCTCGGGCCTCGCCCTCGTCACGGCCCGGCTGGCCGCCCACCTGGCGCGGGGCGTTCCCGACGACGGGCCGGTGCGGGACCCGCGCGCCGCCGGCGGCCTGCGGGACCTGCTCGACGCCCACGTCGTCGAGGGCCTGCCCCTCGACGAGGCGGCCGCACGGCTGCACGTGACGCCGAACCACCTGGTCAAGGCGTTCTCGGCCGAGTTCGGCCTGCCGCCGCACCGCTACCTCGTCGGCCGCCGCGTGGACCTCGCCCGGCGTCTCCTGCTCGCCGGGATGCCCGCCGCGAGGGTCGCGGTCGAGTCCGGCTTCCACGACCAGGCGCACCTGACGCGGCACTTCCGGCGCCTGCTCGGGGTCACGCCGGGGCGCTTCGCAGGTGGCTCCGCCCTGTGA
- a CDS encoding TetR family transcriptional regulator, translating to MEPRERIVAAAARLLEDGGEDAVSTRAVSAAAGVQAPTIYRLFGDKQGLLDAVVTRGFEDYLAEKTVRPPSDDPVADLRAGWDLHVGLALERPALYRLMYARPQAAGYSPAARSAFGELAALIHRIAAAGRLRVPEGRAVGMVHSAGSGVALSLIAVPPDKRDDGLSHAAREAVVAAITTDSFPTTGAGPVGAAVALRASAGDLEGFTPAERALLGEWLDRVASPCEQ from the coding sequence GTGGAGCCCCGGGAGCGGATCGTCGCCGCCGCCGCGCGCCTGCTCGAGGACGGCGGCGAGGACGCCGTGTCGACGCGCGCGGTCAGCGCCGCGGCCGGGGTGCAGGCGCCCACGATCTACCGGCTGTTCGGCGACAAGCAGGGGCTGCTGGACGCCGTCGTGACGCGGGGGTTCGAGGACTACCTCGCCGAGAAGACCGTGCGCCCCCCGTCCGACGATCCGGTGGCCGACCTGCGCGCCGGCTGGGACCTCCACGTCGGGCTCGCCCTCGAACGCCCCGCGCTCTACCGCCTGATGTACGCCCGCCCGCAGGCCGCCGGGTACTCGCCGGCGGCCCGGTCCGCGTTCGGCGAGCTCGCGGCGCTGATCCACCGCATCGCCGCGGCCGGACGGTTGCGTGTCCCGGAGGGTCGGGCGGTCGGGATGGTGCACTCCGCGGGGTCCGGGGTGGCGCTGTCACTCATCGCGGTGCCGCCGGACAAGCGCGACGACGGGTTGTCCCACGCCGCGCGCGAGGCCGTCGTCGCGGCGATCACCACGGACTCCTTCCCGACGACGGGTGCGGGTCCGGTCGGCGCCGCGGTCGCCCTCCGCGCGTCGGCGGGCGACCTCGAGGGGTTCACCCCGGCCGAGCGCGCGCTGCTGGGGGAGTGGTTGGACCGGGTGGCTTCGCCCTGTGAGCAGTAA
- a CDS encoding AMP-binding protein codes for MTTTTGAPQLAPAGDHRNATRTVGAPLARALAVAPGATAVVCAGVEFTYAELGARVRRLIGALAALGLERGDRVAVLGANGYRYLELYLAVPAAGLVIVPLNTRHSDPERVYAIADSGARVLITDRDVAGVDAGVRVIGLEDGASGATGERLEYDRLLADAPETPVPDGDDAPAEHDLAGIFYTGGTTGAAKGVLLTHGNLVANAFHFMACWPFTEDTRFMIVAPMFHAAGTIGALATIWAAGTQVIVPAFTPAGVLDVVEGERVTATLVVPTMMDALAVEQRERPRDVSSLRWLSHGSSPAARELLRRTHATFPAASMLHIYGLTETSPIVTLHPDEQLRLDSPRAMSCGRPAVGVEVRIEDPAGDPGERGALPVGQVGEVAIRGANVTPGYWNKPEETAKVLDGGWFRSGDLGYLDDAGYLFLVDRAKDMIVSGGENVYSAEVENALYSHPAVVEAAVFGIPDDRFGEAVHATVQIRTAVSADELVAHCRLTIAGYKVPRTVELRDDPLPKSGAGKILKRNLRDAFWEGRESKLL; via the coding sequence ATGACGACCACGACGGGCGCGCCGCAGCTCGCCCCGGCCGGCGACCACCGCAACGCCACCCGCACGGTCGGGGCCCCGCTGGCCCGGGCGCTGGCCGTGGCGCCGGGTGCGACGGCCGTCGTGTGCGCCGGGGTCGAGTTCACCTACGCCGAGCTCGGCGCACGGGTGCGACGCCTGATCGGTGCCCTCGCCGCGCTCGGGCTGGAGCGCGGCGACCGCGTCGCGGTGCTGGGTGCCAACGGGTACCGCTATCTCGAGCTCTACCTCGCGGTGCCCGCCGCGGGGCTGGTGATCGTCCCGCTGAACACCCGCCACTCCGATCCCGAGCGTGTCTACGCGATCGCCGACTCCGGCGCGCGGGTGCTGATCACCGACCGGGACGTGGCCGGTGTGGACGCCGGGGTGCGGGTGATCGGGCTGGAGGACGGGGCGAGCGGAGCGACGGGGGAGAGGCTCGAGTACGACCGGCTCCTCGCCGACGCCCCCGAGACGCCGGTCCCCGACGGCGACGACGCCCCCGCCGAGCACGACCTCGCCGGCATCTTCTACACCGGCGGCACCACCGGCGCGGCCAAGGGCGTGCTGCTGACCCACGGCAACCTCGTGGCCAACGCCTTCCACTTCATGGCGTGCTGGCCGTTCACCGAGGACACGCGCTTCATGATCGTGGCGCCGATGTTCCACGCCGCGGGCACGATCGGGGCACTGGCCACGATCTGGGCCGCGGGCACGCAGGTGATCGTGCCCGCGTTCACCCCGGCCGGGGTGCTCGACGTCGTCGAGGGCGAGCGGGTCACCGCCACGCTCGTCGTCCCGACGATGATGGACGCGCTCGCCGTCGAGCAGCGCGAGCGCCCGCGCGACGTGTCCTCACTGCGGTGGCTCTCCCACGGCAGCTCACCCGCCGCGCGCGAGCTGCTCCGCCGCACGCACGCCACGTTCCCGGCCGCGTCGATGCTGCACATCTACGGCCTCACCGAGACCTCGCCGATCGTCACGCTGCACCCCGACGAGCAGCTCCGGCTCGACTCGCCCCGCGCGATGTCCTGCGGGCGACCCGCCGTCGGGGTGGAGGTGCGGATCGAGGACCCGGCCGGAGATCCGGGAGAGCGCGGGGCCCTTCCGGTCGGGCAGGTCGGTGAGGTCGCGATCCGCGGCGCCAACGTGACCCCGGGCTACTGGAACAAGCCCGAGGAGACGGCGAAGGTCCTCGACGGCGGGTGGTTCCGTTCCGGCGACCTCGGCTACCTCGACGACGCGGGCTACCTGTTCCTCGTCGACCGCGCCAAGGACATGATCGTCTCCGGCGGCGAGAACGTGTACTCCGCCGAGGTCGAGAACGCGCTGTACTCCCACCCGGCGGTCGTCGAGGCCGCGGTCTTCGGCATTCCCGACGACCGGTTCGGCGAGGCCGTGCACGCCACGGTCCAGATCCGCACGGCGGTCAGCGCCGACGAACTCGTCGCCCACTGCCGGCTGACGATCGCGGGCTACAAGGTGCCGCGGACCGTGGAGCTGCGCGACGACCCGCTGCCGAAGTCGGGTGCCGGGAAGATCCTCAAGCGGAACCTCCGCGACGCGTTCTGGGAGGGGCGGGAGAGCAAGCTCCTGTGA
- a CDS encoding DUF2000 domain-containing protein codes for MSSRFDTKIVIVLRDDLASWQRSNVVAFLASGIAATVPELIGEPYADADGTAYAPMFRQPVVVLEGDAETVRGAHRRAVDRGLRVPVFTADLFATGGDEENRAAVAAVPRGELDLVGVAVHAPRNAADKITKGARMSG; via the coding sequence ATGAGCAGCCGGTTCGACACCAAGATCGTGATCGTCCTGCGGGACGACCTGGCCTCCTGGCAGCGCAGCAACGTCGTCGCGTTCCTCGCGAGCGGGATCGCGGCGACGGTGCCGGAGCTCATCGGGGAGCCGTACGCCGACGCCGACGGCACCGCCTACGCGCCGATGTTCCGCCAGCCCGTGGTGGTGCTGGAGGGTGACGCGGAGACCGTCCGGGGCGCCCACCGGCGGGCCGTGGACCGGGGGCTGCGCGTGCCGGTGTTCACCGCCGACCTCTTCGCCACGGGCGGGGACGAGGAGAACCGGGCGGCCGTCGCCGCGGTGCCACGGGGGGAACTGGACCTGGTGGGCGTGGCCGTGCACGCCCCGCGGAACGCGGCCGACAAGATCACGAAGGGGGCCCGGATGAGCGGGTGA
- a CDS encoding adenylate/guanylate cyclase domain-containing protein: MTDPDSDSRSEDLDLPDDGSAPARDDGSTPSRAERFRVAAVRAAARARDLDQSPTLQRAVRRLRDVLPGDSHFGDPLSLGGGRHTEAAGRAIVGLTGDRPGVVRELGLGGVQLWQSVLERVGRGGGEHEVALVFTDLVDFSRWSLEAGDDEVLRVLRRVGEAWEPPMTERAGTVVKRLGDGLMVAFADPRAALDAVLEARRRLEELHVGGWSPRMRAGLHVGRPRRVGGDYLGVAVNVAARLGDAARADEILVSGEFLGRLDARTVSTRRRRRLNLKGVPDGLEVYAVEPARS; the protein is encoded by the coding sequence GTGACCGACCCCGACTCCGACTCCCGCTCCGAGGATCTCGATCTTCCCGACGACGGGTCGGCGCCGGCCCGGGACGACGGCTCCACCCCCTCGCGGGCCGAGCGCTTCCGCGTGGCGGCCGTCCGCGCCGCGGCCCGCGCCCGGGACCTCGACCAGTCGCCGACCCTGCAGCGGGCGGTGCGCCGACTGCGCGACGTCCTGCCCGGCGACTCCCACTTCGGCGACCCCCTCTCGCTCGGCGGCGGCCGCCACACCGAGGCGGCCGGCCGGGCGATCGTCGGCCTCACCGGCGACCGACCCGGGGTGGTGCGCGAGCTCGGGCTCGGCGGGGTGCAGCTGTGGCAGTCGGTGCTCGAGCGCGTCGGCCGCGGCGGCGGTGAGCACGAGGTGGCCCTCGTCTTCACCGACCTCGTCGACTTCTCGCGCTGGTCGCTCGAGGCCGGCGACGACGAGGTGCTGCGCGTCCTGCGCCGCGTCGGCGAGGCGTGGGAGCCGCCGATGACCGAACGGGCGGGCACCGTGGTCAAGCGGCTCGGCGACGGCCTGATGGTGGCCTTCGCCGACCCGCGCGCCGCCCTGGACGCCGTGCTCGAGGCCCGGCGGCGGCTCGAGGAGCTGCACGTCGGTGGCTGGTCCCCGCGGATGCGGGCGGGCCTGCACGTCGGCCGGCCCCGTCGGGTCGGCGGCGACTACCTGGGCGTCGCCGTCAACGTGGCCGCCCGCCTCGGCGACGCCGCCCGGGCCGACGAGATCCTGGTCAGCGGCGAGTTCCTGGGCCGCCTCGACGCGCGGACCGTCTCCACCCGCCGGCGCCGGCGGCTCAACCTCAAGGGCGTGCCGGACGGCCTGGAGGTCTACGCGGTGGAACCGGCACGGAGCTGA
- a CDS encoding NAD(P)H-binding protein, with amino-acid sequence MIVVTGATGVLGRLVVDRLLDLVPVAEVGVSVRDPAKAGDLADRGVRVRRGDFSAPDTLAEAFEGADQVLVVSANTLGPEAVAQHRAAIEAAVGVGAGRVLYTAHQGARPDSPFAAAADHAATEEVLAGCGIPWTSLRNGFYANSVPLFLGDAASSGELRLPDDGPVAWTTREDLAAATARLLVDGAPDGPTAPLTGPEAVDFAQVASIVGGLTGRTVRRVVVEPAEYRKVLIGRGVPAHAADLLLGFFPAAARGDFAPADPTLADLVGRPATPIADVLRAALVPTAS; translated from the coding sequence ATGATCGTCGTCACCGGCGCCACCGGCGTCCTGGGTCGCCTCGTCGTCGACCGCCTGCTCGACCTCGTGCCGGTCGCGGAGGTCGGCGTCAGCGTCCGCGACCCCGCGAAGGCCGGGGACCTGGCCGACCGCGGCGTCCGCGTGCGCCGCGGCGACTTCTCGGCGCCGGACACGCTCGCCGAGGCCTTCGAGGGCGCCGACCAGGTGCTCGTGGTCAGCGCGAACACCCTCGGACCGGAGGCCGTCGCGCAGCACCGCGCGGCGATCGAGGCCGCGGTCGGCGTGGGTGCGGGCCGCGTGCTCTACACCGCCCACCAGGGCGCCCGGCCCGACTCCCCGTTCGCCGCCGCCGCGGACCACGCCGCCACCGAGGAGGTCCTCGCCGGGTGCGGTATCCCGTGGACCTCGCTGCGCAACGGCTTCTACGCGAACTCCGTCCCGTTGTTCCTGGGCGACGCCGCGAGCAGCGGAGAGTTGCGTCTTCCCGACGACGGGCCGGTCGCCTGGACCACGCGCGAGGACCTGGCGGCCGCAACGGCCCGCCTCCTCGTCGACGGCGCCCCCGACGGGCCGACCGCGCCGCTGACCGGCCCCGAGGCGGTGGACTTCGCGCAGGTGGCCTCGATCGTCGGCGGCCTGACCGGGCGGACGGTGCGCCGGGTCGTCGTGGAGCCGGCGGAGTACCGAAAGGTCCTGATCGGCCGGGGCGTCCCGGCGCACGCGGCCGACCTGCTCCTCGGCTTCTTCCCGGCGGCCGCCCGCGGGGACTTCGCGCCGGCCGACCCGACGCTGGCCGACCTCGTCGGACGGCCCGCCACGCCGATCGCCGACGTCCTGCGCGCGGCGCTCGTCCCCACCGCCTCCTGA